A single genomic interval of Haloterrigena salifodinae harbors:
- a CDS encoding ATP-dependent DNA helicase, which translates to MAEDDARGPRSDAGEHVDATVFDALDALEPRGNQREVIESRADCTSVDAGAGTGKTTTMLMRIERAIERDEVDPDDVLVLTFANEAAGSIREAVAERLDPAAASAIDVYTYHSFCYRLVREYAYYLGYSPEFDVVTERKRRRIVGRLLASNDYGFATATRGDGSPDDLTAAVDDFIQSMSQEDVTPDELRERLPEVRTLELCNEFVLWLERTAGQDLSFDNEALRYFNADDHLETAAASLVEYGKLLEYCREKIAEAPEPFREDAVVRDIDRYLRVVQDSVTNTIEALSLEDRTTKQLPRALFGNEIWRTATERVEQSPFGRLKHYVEFLRLARHYAEVYADYHDALEEEGALDFDELVRTATGLLDDPAIADEITGEWTQVYCDEFQDTDETQFGLITELTDGPDRPDLLAIGDKDQAIYGWRGTDREGLDRLADAYDDHRGIELELNFRSRQEILDLTNRCDYGPQSSKRLREVGRTPGEYRTESDPTAGHETGTEPDEDRPDRVVKIESDELGPSPADQVATTVSRLLNGESENVPRRSLEDIAVIVRTNRHAQAVADELRERRIPYEISGSPRGEIDPGIRTLISYLRVLVDPDADAHLRRVLLYRYRLSEADLATLQRADGSLYDAVMRIGSAEEVESTALEDPDRIRRARDHLAELEDVRDVYPLSGFVQRFREVTRLEWFLTGEEREELERIERFVDAYTGDSVIGTLTSSFVDALERTLQGGGGERTRGTQSSDSVDVMTVHQAKGLEFDTVLVPYLSDEEWCVERDYAQRARYRLLAATLDDEIESPLLADLATETVGEEWRVLHVALTRAENHLFVFGSEYDYDGDEDELGCATADACLSDDIEWSVAGERMELWSSLRASFERVRETYPETVVDRTDELAAAASVDPGTITYYAGYDDRYVEPLETRDAIRTVHRLGRLLRGETLLPAADAASHGLETGGSGGLGMANETGPNGEADPSRQVPTGRRLSALTTDTVRFPVETLSNATTLPVTLRHSYTALETHDTCPRKHYLDHVVRAFDDPTTGVGETTARPEPDAAADRPLESGSRLVGTVFHDVAEEAFYREYRTREAWREAAVRQLTARDLLEYREGVLGCIDRFFEADAADYDAPVADWEPVAAELPFSLEAVADVTGDVVGYIDSIRRTPDGELTVLDYKATAERIAPADATQLALYARACEQRFDEPVSAVGYVYVSEAVGPRVDLLDADELPPWPAVRERLAAVDDPSFEETTPGDHCRNCPHRSLGCGPDDLETSSDD; encoded by the coding sequence ATGGCTGAGGACGACGCGCGCGGACCGCGTTCGGATGCTGGCGAGCACGTGGATGCGACCGTCTTCGACGCTCTGGACGCCCTTGAGCCGAGGGGCAACCAGCGGGAGGTCATCGAGAGCCGGGCGGACTGCACCTCCGTCGACGCCGGCGCCGGAACCGGAAAGACGACGACGATGCTCATGCGGATCGAGCGGGCGATCGAACGCGACGAGGTCGACCCCGACGACGTGCTGGTGCTGACCTTCGCCAACGAGGCCGCCGGGAGCATCCGCGAGGCGGTCGCCGAGCGCCTCGATCCCGCGGCCGCATCGGCGATCGACGTCTACACCTACCACTCCTTCTGTTACCGGCTGGTCCGAGAGTACGCCTACTATCTGGGCTACTCGCCGGAGTTCGACGTCGTCACCGAGCGCAAGCGACGCCGGATCGTCGGCCGACTGCTCGCGAGCAACGACTATGGGTTCGCGACCGCCACGCGGGGCGACGGCTCGCCCGACGACCTCACCGCCGCCGTCGACGACTTCATCCAGTCGATGAGCCAGGAGGACGTCACGCCCGACGAGCTCCGAGAGCGGCTCCCCGAGGTCCGCACCCTCGAACTCTGCAACGAGTTCGTTCTCTGGCTCGAGCGGACCGCCGGCCAGGATCTTTCCTTCGACAACGAGGCGCTGCGGTACTTCAACGCCGACGATCACCTCGAGACAGCCGCCGCGTCGTTGGTCGAGTACGGCAAGCTGCTGGAGTACTGCCGCGAGAAGATCGCCGAAGCGCCGGAGCCGTTCCGCGAGGACGCCGTCGTTCGCGATATCGATCGCTACCTCCGGGTCGTGCAGGACTCGGTGACGAACACGATCGAAGCGCTCTCGCTCGAGGATCGGACGACCAAACAGCTGCCGCGGGCGCTGTTTGGCAACGAGATCTGGCGGACCGCGACCGAGCGCGTCGAGCAGAGCCCGTTCGGCCGGCTGAAACACTACGTCGAGTTCCTGCGGCTGGCCCGCCACTACGCCGAGGTCTACGCCGACTACCACGACGCCCTCGAGGAGGAGGGCGCACTGGACTTCGACGAACTGGTTCGGACAGCTACCGGACTGCTGGACGACCCGGCGATCGCCGACGAGATCACCGGCGAGTGGACGCAGGTCTACTGCGACGAGTTCCAGGACACCGACGAGACCCAGTTCGGACTCATTACCGAACTCACGGACGGGCCGGACCGACCAGACCTGCTCGCGATCGGCGACAAGGATCAGGCGATCTACGGCTGGCGCGGGACCGACCGGGAGGGACTCGACCGGCTCGCCGACGCCTACGACGACCACCGGGGGATCGAACTCGAGCTCAACTTCCGGTCGCGCCAGGAAATCCTCGATCTCACCAACCGCTGCGACTATGGGCCCCAGTCCTCGAAACGGCTCCGCGAGGTCGGGCGGACTCCTGGTGAGTACCGAACGGAGAGCGACCCGACGGCAGGTCACGAAACGGGTACTGAACCGGACGAAGACCGACCGGATCGCGTCGTCAAGATCGAGAGCGATGAGCTCGGCCCGTCGCCGGCGGATCAGGTCGCGACCACCGTCTCGAGGCTTCTGAACGGCGAATCCGAAAACGTTCCCCGGCGCTCGCTCGAGGACATCGCGGTCATCGTCCGCACGAATCGCCACGCGCAGGCCGTCGCCGACGAGCTTCGAGAGCGACGGATCCCCTATGAGATCTCCGGCTCGCCGCGGGGCGAGATCGACCCCGGGATTCGGACGCTCATTTCGTATCTCCGGGTCCTCGTCGATCCCGACGCCGACGCGCACCTCCGGCGCGTGCTGCTCTACCGGTACCGGCTCTCCGAGGCTGACCTCGCGACGCTGCAGCGCGCGGACGGCTCACTGTACGACGCCGTGATGAGAATCGGTTCGGCCGAGGAAGTCGAGTCCACGGCGCTCGAGGACCCCGATCGCATCCGACGGGCACGCGACCACCTCGCGGAACTCGAGGACGTGCGTGACGTCTACCCGCTGTCGGGGTTCGTCCAGCGGTTCCGCGAGGTGACCCGCCTCGAGTGGTTCCTCACCGGCGAGGAGCGCGAGGAACTCGAGCGGATCGAGCGGTTCGTCGACGCCTACACCGGGGACTCGGTGATCGGGACGCTGACGTCGTCGTTCGTCGACGCGCTCGAGCGAACCCTTCAGGGCGGGGGCGGCGAGCGAACGCGTGGCACCCAGTCCTCGGATTCGGTCGACGTGATGACCGTCCACCAGGCGAAGGGCCTCGAGTTCGACACCGTCCTCGTCCCCTACCTCTCCGACGAGGAGTGGTGCGTCGAGCGCGACTACGCGCAACGAGCGCGCTACCGGCTGCTCGCGGCGACGCTCGACGACGAGATCGAGTCGCCGTTGCTGGCCGACCTCGCGACCGAAACCGTCGGCGAGGAGTGGCGCGTGCTCCACGTCGCGCTCACCCGGGCCGAGAACCACCTGTTCGTCTTCGGGAGCGAGTACGACTACGACGGCGACGAGGACGAACTCGGCTGTGCGACCGCCGACGCCTGTCTCTCCGACGACATCGAGTGGTCGGTCGCCGGCGAGCGGATGGAACTGTGGTCGTCGCTGCGCGCGAGCTTCGAGCGGGTGCGAGAGACCTACCCCGAGACCGTCGTTGACCGAACCGACGAACTCGCGGCCGCGGCCAGCGTCGATCCGGGGACGATCACCTACTACGCCGGCTACGACGACCGGTACGTCGAACCCCTCGAGACGCGGGACGCGATTCGGACGGTCCACCGACTGGGGCGACTGCTCCGCGGAGAGACGCTGTTGCCGGCCGCCGACGCGGCGAGTCACGGACTCGAGACCGGCGGGAGCGGTGGACTCGGTATGGCCAACGAGACCGGCCCGAACGGCGAGGCGGATCCGAGCCGGCAGGTCCCGACCGGCCGCCGGCTCTCCGCGCTGACGACCGACACCGTCCGCTTCCCCGTCGAGACGCTCTCGAACGCGACGACGCTGCCGGTCACGCTCCGCCACAGCTACACTGCTCTCGAGACTCACGATACTTGTCCGCGCAAACACTACCTCGATCACGTCGTGCGGGCGTTCGACGATCCGACGACGGGCGTCGGCGAAACGACAGCGCGACCGGAGCCGGACGCGGCGGCGGACCGACCGCTTGAGTCCGGCTCCCGGCTCGTCGGCACCGTCTTCCACGACGTCGCGGAGGAGGCGTTCTACCGCGAGTACCGGACCCGCGAGGCGTGGCGCGAGGCTGCCGTCCGCCAACTCACCGCGCGGGACTTACTCGAGTACCGCGAGGGCGTCCTGGGCTGTATCGATCGGTTCTTCGAGGCCGACGCGGCCGACTACGACGCGCCGGTCGCCGACTGGGAGCCGGTGGCCGCGGAACTCCCCTTCTCGCTCGAGGCGGTCGCCGACGTGACCGGCGACGTCGTGGGCTATATCGACTCGATCCGGCGGACGCCCGACGGCGAGCTGACGGTGCTCGACTACAAGGCGACGGCCGAGCGGATCGCGCCGGCCGACGCCACGCAACTGGCGCTGTACGCCCGCGCCTGCGAGCAGCGATTCGACGAGCCGGTGTCGGCGGTCGGCTACGTCTACGTGAGCGAGGCCGTCGGACCGCGCGTCGACCTGCTCGACGCGGACGAGCTGCCCCCGTGGCCGGCCGTCCGCGAGCGGCTCGCGGCGGTCGACGATCCCTCCTTCGAGGAGACGACGCCGGGCGACCACTGCCGGAACTGTCCCCACCGATCGCTCGGCTGCGGGCCGGACGACCTCGAGACCTCGAGCGACGACTGA
- a CDS encoding PD-(D/E)XK nuclease family protein, which yields MTDGARPNADPDSESDPNPVPDALSTDAVATYLHCPRRYEFAHAYDLEVEGDGDESSIDDRVDLLRTAICDALRRGEADRESLLEAARNRLEALWDDHDERFHSLAQRRHERRVLEATLEAYVEAVGAEHAAGIEALASDAGGGELIGPNLPLSSTISLPERDGDSDGAADTGAIPDSVAVDATVDYVYADGSSVVGVRFVPTLAPLGLLRYRSEWEGDISGQFTDHFEPDADAFEPSFVGALFETATVLDGLRNRCARLGLEDRTCRYVQIPLADRSRTAVNWVRETVETSLETMDLTDRYIDHHTYGMTHEHRNQTVDDRLARVVADLVAGAFDPTDTGRWDEISSEACPDCDYTVCCQDYIAAEVRFDG from the coding sequence ATGACTGACGGCGCCCGGCCGAACGCGGACCCGGACTCAGAATCGGATCCGAACCCCGTTCCCGACGCGCTCTCAACCGACGCCGTCGCGACCTACCTCCACTGTCCCCGACGGTACGAGTTCGCCCACGCGTACGATCTCGAGGTTGAGGGCGACGGCGACGAGTCGTCGATCGACGACCGCGTCGACCTCCTGCGGACCGCGATCTGCGACGCGCTGCGACGCGGCGAGGCCGACCGCGAGTCCCTACTCGAGGCCGCCCGAAACCGGCTCGAGGCGCTCTGGGACGACCACGACGAGCGGTTTCACTCGCTGGCCCAGCGCCGACACGAACGGCGGGTCCTCGAGGCGACCCTTGAGGCCTACGTCGAGGCGGTCGGCGCCGAGCACGCCGCTGGCATCGAGGCGCTCGCGTCCGACGCGGGGGGCGGGGAACTTATCGGCCCGAACCTGCCGCTCTCGAGTACGATATCGCTGCCCGAACGGGATGGGGACAGTGATGGAGCCGCCGATACGGGAGCGATCCCCGACAGCGTCGCGGTCGACGCGACCGTCGACTACGTTTACGCGGACGGCTCGTCGGTCGTCGGCGTTCGCTTCGTCCCGACGCTGGCGCCGCTGGGACTGCTTCGCTACCGCTCCGAGTGGGAGGGCGATATCTCCGGCCAGTTCACGGACCACTTCGAACCCGACGCGGACGCCTTCGAGCCGTCGTTCGTTGGCGCGCTCTTCGAAACTGCGACGGTCCTCGACGGCCTCCGGAACCGCTGTGCCCGGCTCGGCCTCGAGGACCGAACCTGCCGGTACGTCCAGATCCCACTGGCGGACCGCTCACGTACCGCCGTCAACTGGGTCCGAGAAACCGTCGAAACGAGCCTCGAGACGATGGATCTGACCGACCGCTACATCGACCACCACACCTACGGCATGACCCACGAACACCGCAATCAGACGGTCGACGATCGCCTCGCGCGCGTCGTCGCCGACCTCGTCGCGGGCGCGTTCGACCCGACCGACACCGGTCGCTGGGACGAGATCTCGAGCGAGGCCTGTCCCGACTGCGACTACACGGTCTGCTGTCAGGACTACATCGCCGCGGAGGTGCGGTTCGATGGCTGA
- a CDS encoding CBS domain-containing protein, with product MEDIFVGRVMSSSLHTVTRETLVEETAQLMLENEIGSVVVTDDDNRLEGILTTTDFVRIVAERKPKDQTPVSKYMTEDIVTVSAQDSIRDAADVMIEHGFHHLPVVDDEVGVIGMVTTSDLTSYLSREETPSPE from the coding sequence ATGGAGGATATTTTCGTCGGACGGGTCATGTCCTCGTCGCTTCACACGGTGACGCGGGAGACGCTCGTCGAGGAAACCGCGCAACTGATGCTGGAGAACGAGATCGGCTCGGTCGTCGTCACCGACGATGACAACCGACTGGAGGGGATCCTGACGACGACGGACTTCGTTCGCATCGTCGCCGAACGGAAACCGAAAGACCAGACGCCGGTCTCGAAGTACATGACCGAGGATATCGTGACGGTCTCGGCTCAGGATAGCATCCGCGACGCCGCGGACGTCATGATCGAGCACGGGTTCCACCACCTCCCCGTCGTCGACGACGAAGTGGGCGTGATCGGGATGGTCACGACGTCCGATCTGACGTCGTACCTCTCGCGCGAGGAGACGCCGAGCCCCGAGTAG
- a CDS encoding Hsp20/alpha crystallin family protein, whose translation MASFDEMNRMFREMDRAFDQLRTTWMHEFASPGFGGTLESGRTGPDSDRHAPGTDRRTPESDDGSLESGRHVSGPQWPVFGGFGGQTGAAMGDAATLEDEGDAYVFVMDLPGFEKTDIGLSYADGRLTIDARTDVESGTDTARSVRSRRVGRHVPVPTEIVADEITATYHNGVLEVRMPIAEDGDDGHRIEVE comes from the coding sequence ATGGCATCCTTCGACGAGATGAACCGCATGTTTCGCGAGATGGACCGCGCGTTCGACCAGCTCCGCACGACCTGGATGCACGAGTTCGCGTCGCCCGGCTTCGGCGGGACCCTCGAGTCCGGTCGCACCGGTCCTGATTCGGATCGACACGCCCCCGGAACCGACCGCCGTACTCCCGAATCCGACGACGGCTCCCTCGAATCCGGACGCCACGTATCCGGCCCGCAGTGGCCCGTCTTCGGCGGCTTCGGAGGGCAGACCGGCGCCGCGATGGGTGATGCGGCGACCCTCGAGGACGAGGGCGACGCCTACGTCTTCGTGATGGACCTGCCGGGCTTCGAGAAGACGGACATTGGCCTCAGCTACGCGGACGGTCGCCTGACGATCGACGCCCGGACCGACGTCGAGTCGGGCACCGACACCGCTCGCTCCGTCCGGTCGCGCCGGGTCGGCCGCCACGTCCCCGTCCCGACGGAAATCGTCGCCGACGAGATCACGGCGACCTACCACAACGGCGTCCTCGAGGTCCGCATGCCGATCGCCGAGGACGGCGACGACGGCCACCGAATCGAGGTCGAATGA